The following proteins come from a genomic window of Athalia rosae chromosome 1, iyAthRosa1.1, whole genome shotgun sequence:
- the LOC105685958 gene encoding solute carrier organic anion transporter family member 74D isoform X1, giving the protein MFVFASADETQRKEKTSKDKFQSLRFLLSRSISQQRSTLGQFESTVFIMTETNDCGVLGFYPRWLKNKATPKLFMAIYGLLGTVQAMSFVYLTVILTTLEKRFKIPSRTTGIMLCGNEISQVLSLVLVFYGSTGHRPRWIAVGVGLSAAACFVLAAPHFIYGPGKDALALTQEHLDQTLLNATTSKPEESLVCPRQSGPKICDEDDFSDSGILPRLLVFGSQFVLGIGTTLYYGLGQAYMDDNSKKKSAPMLLGVTFALRTIGPVIGFVLGYGCLTLYIDPSLHPVITKDNPRWLGAWWLGWIILGVVMGIFAVLIAMFPKTLPKPENGVAEKVREDGEIPLKLNSARDGSVPAQKLATKPAAKISPGETPLLKDFLKAMARILKNKIVMCNNVSAVFYVIGIAGYMTFFAKYLEVQFGTSAASGTVVAGPVSLIGMVFGFMGSGVVISKFKPGPRKLLFWNVIVGTSFLLGLISFMFIKCPEPEIQGLDLQTSKLNFTTSCNVGCGCEGIKFAPVCHEASGTTFYSACHAGCTTILESNEFGGCSCISGVNETANSSSGTIDYKVKAGPCPTDCTQAYLLFLIQACLLQAMACSGKISNVLVNYRAVETRDKSIALGFSLMILSLFALIPGPIISGTIIDATCLIWEKSCGGKGNCWVYHRDNFRQYLNLTAASFVLIGVIFDFLVWYWGKDLDLYGAGEEDKRREFVSVNDPVAASGEINRGAEVRRNVIPGNDTTEKTVGAR; this is encoded by the exons ATGTTCGTCTTTGCTTCGGCAGATGAAACtcagagaaaggagaaaacaTCAAAAGACAAGTTTCaatctcttcgttttttactttctcgTTCGATATCTCAACAACGATCGACtttag GGCAGTTCGAGTCGACGGTTTTCATCATGACCGAAACAAACGACTGCGGAGTTTTAGGGTTCTACCCCAGGTGGTTGAAGAATAAAGCAACCCCAAAATTATTCATGGCCATTTATGGACTACTCGGCACCGTGCAGGCCATGTCGTTTGTCTATTTAACCGTCATATTGACAACGCTAGAGAAAAGGTTCAAAATTCCCAGCCGCACCACTG GTATTATGCTATGCGGTAATGAGATATCGCAAGTCCTATCTCTCGTTCTTGTATTCTACGGTAGCACCGGTCATCGCCCGAGATGGATTGCGGTTGGGGTGGGACTGAGTGCAGCGGCCTGTTTTGTTCTCGCTGCACCACATTTTATTTACGGTCCCGGAAAAGACGCGTTGGCTTTGACTCAGGAACATTTGGATCAAACCTTGCTCAACGCAACGACGTCGAAACCGGAGGAGAGTCTCGTCTGTCCCAGGCAATCGGGACCGAAGATTTGCGACGAAGATGATTTTTCCGACTCGGGTATACTACCGAGATTATTGGTATTCGGTTCGCAATTCGTATTGGGAATCGGTACCACGCTTTACTACGGATTGGGTCAGGCCTACATGGACgataattcgaaaaagaagagcGCTCCGATGTTGTTAG GTGTCACCTTTGCTCTGAGAACAATTGGTCCTGTGATCGGATTCGTCCTGGGGTACGGGTGTCTGACTCTGTACATTGATCCGTCTTTGCACCCCGTTATCACAAAAGATAATCCGAGATGGTTGGGTGCTTGGTGGTTGGGATGGATCATTCTCGGGGTTGTTATGGGAATTTTCGCAGTGCTGATCGCAATGTTCCCCAAAACATTACCTAAGCCAGAAAACGGTGTCGCTGAAAAGGTGCGAGAG gatGGAGAAATTCCACTGAAGCTTAATTCGGCGAGGGATGGAAGTGTCCCGGCCCAAAAATTGGCCACCAAACCAGcggcgaaaatttcaccggGCGAAACTCCGTTGTTGAAAGATTTCCTCAAAGCCATGGCCAGGATCTTGAAGAATAAGATCGTCATGTGTAACAATGTCAGCGCAGTTTTCTACGTCATCGGAATCGCCGGGTACATGACTTTCTTTGCAAAGTATCTCGAGGTCCAATTCGGAACATCCGCCGCGAGTGGAACCGTCGTGGCAG GACCCGTTTCGTTGATCGGAATGGTATTCGGCTTCATGGGCTCCGGTGTCGTGATCAGTAAGTTCAAGCCGGGTCCGAGGAAATTACTTTTTTGGAACGTGATAGTGGGCACCAGTTTCCTGTTGGGCCTGATCTCCTTCATGTTTATAAAGTGTCCCGAACCCGAAATTCAAGGTCTGGACCTGCAGACCTCAAA ATTGAACTTCACTACGAGTTGCAACGTGGGATGTGGATGCGAGGGGATAAAATTCGCCCCGGTTTGCCACGAGGCATCCGGTACCACCTTTTACTCCGCTTGTCACGCCGGTTGTACGACCATCTTGGAGTCGAATGAGTTCGGTGGCTGTTCCTGTATCTCCGGAGTTAACGAAACCGCGAACAGCTCATCCGGAACGATCGATTACAAAGTGAAGGCGGGCCCCTGCCCGACAGACTGTACCCAAGCGTACTTGTTGTTTTTGATCCAGGCGTGCTTGCTTCAGGCGATGGCATGTTCCGGCAAGATAAGTAACGTCCTGGTAAACTACAGAGCCGTTGAAACTCGGGACAAAAGTATCGCCCTAGGATTTTCCCTCATGATTCTATCCCTATTCGCCCTGATACCGGGACCGATTATATCCGGCACGATTATAGACGCCACCTGTTTGATCTGGGAGAAATCCTGCGGTGGCAAAGGAAACTGTTGGGTCTATCATAGGGACAATTTTAGACAGTATCTCAATTTAACCGCAGCAA GTTTCGTACTGATTGGCGTGATATTTGACTTTTTGGTCTGGTACTGGGGCAAAGATCTCGACTTGTACGGTGCCGGGGAGGAGGACAAACGTCGAGAGTTCGTTAGCGTGAATGATCCGGTCGCTGCGAGCGGGGAGATTAATCGCGGTGCGGAGGTCAGACGAAATGTGATTCCCGGTAACGATACTACCGAAAAAACCGTCGGAGCCAGGTGA
- the LOC105685958 gene encoding solute carrier organic anion transporter family member 74D isoform X2 yields the protein MFVFASADETQRKEKTSKDKFQSLRFLLSRSISQQRSTLGQFESTVFIMTETNDCGVLGFYPRWLKNKATPKLFMAIYGLLGTVQAMSFVYLTVILTTLEKRFKIPSRTTGIMLCGNEISQVLSLVLVFYGSTGHRPRWIAVGVGLSAAACFVLAAPHFIYGPGKDALALTQEHLDQTLLNATTSKPEESLVCPRQSGPKICDEDDFSDSGILPRLLVFGSQFVLGIGTTLYYGLGQAYMDDNSKKKSAPMLLGVTFALRTIGPVIGFVLGYGCLTLYIDPSLHPVITKDNPRWLGAWWLGWIILGVVMGIFAVLIAMFPKTLPKPENGVAEKDGEIPLKLNSARDGSVPAQKLATKPAAKISPGETPLLKDFLKAMARILKNKIVMCNNVSAVFYVIGIAGYMTFFAKYLEVQFGTSAASGTVVAGPVSLIGMVFGFMGSGVVISKFKPGPRKLLFWNVIVGTSFLLGLISFMFIKCPEPEIQGLDLQTSKLNFTTSCNVGCGCEGIKFAPVCHEASGTTFYSACHAGCTTILESNEFGGCSCISGVNETANSSSGTIDYKVKAGPCPTDCTQAYLLFLIQACLLQAMACSGKISNVLVNYRAVETRDKSIALGFSLMILSLFALIPGPIISGTIIDATCLIWEKSCGGKGNCWVYHRDNFRQYLNLTAASFVLIGVIFDFLVWYWGKDLDLYGAGEEDKRREFVSVNDPVAASGEINRGAEVRRNVIPGNDTTEKTVGAR from the exons ATGTTCGTCTTTGCTTCGGCAGATGAAACtcagagaaaggagaaaacaTCAAAAGACAAGTTTCaatctcttcgttttttactttctcgTTCGATATCTCAACAACGATCGACtttag GGCAGTTCGAGTCGACGGTTTTCATCATGACCGAAACAAACGACTGCGGAGTTTTAGGGTTCTACCCCAGGTGGTTGAAGAATAAAGCAACCCCAAAATTATTCATGGCCATTTATGGACTACTCGGCACCGTGCAGGCCATGTCGTTTGTCTATTTAACCGTCATATTGACAACGCTAGAGAAAAGGTTCAAAATTCCCAGCCGCACCACTG GTATTATGCTATGCGGTAATGAGATATCGCAAGTCCTATCTCTCGTTCTTGTATTCTACGGTAGCACCGGTCATCGCCCGAGATGGATTGCGGTTGGGGTGGGACTGAGTGCAGCGGCCTGTTTTGTTCTCGCTGCACCACATTTTATTTACGGTCCCGGAAAAGACGCGTTGGCTTTGACTCAGGAACATTTGGATCAAACCTTGCTCAACGCAACGACGTCGAAACCGGAGGAGAGTCTCGTCTGTCCCAGGCAATCGGGACCGAAGATTTGCGACGAAGATGATTTTTCCGACTCGGGTATACTACCGAGATTATTGGTATTCGGTTCGCAATTCGTATTGGGAATCGGTACCACGCTTTACTACGGATTGGGTCAGGCCTACATGGACgataattcgaaaaagaagagcGCTCCGATGTTGTTAG GTGTCACCTTTGCTCTGAGAACAATTGGTCCTGTGATCGGATTCGTCCTGGGGTACGGGTGTCTGACTCTGTACATTGATCCGTCTTTGCACCCCGTTATCACAAAAGATAATCCGAGATGGTTGGGTGCTTGGTGGTTGGGATGGATCATTCTCGGGGTTGTTATGGGAATTTTCGCAGTGCTGATCGCAATGTTCCCCAAAACATTACCTAAGCCAGAAAACGGTGTCGCTGAAAAG gatGGAGAAATTCCACTGAAGCTTAATTCGGCGAGGGATGGAAGTGTCCCGGCCCAAAAATTGGCCACCAAACCAGcggcgaaaatttcaccggGCGAAACTCCGTTGTTGAAAGATTTCCTCAAAGCCATGGCCAGGATCTTGAAGAATAAGATCGTCATGTGTAACAATGTCAGCGCAGTTTTCTACGTCATCGGAATCGCCGGGTACATGACTTTCTTTGCAAAGTATCTCGAGGTCCAATTCGGAACATCCGCCGCGAGTGGAACCGTCGTGGCAG GACCCGTTTCGTTGATCGGAATGGTATTCGGCTTCATGGGCTCCGGTGTCGTGATCAGTAAGTTCAAGCCGGGTCCGAGGAAATTACTTTTTTGGAACGTGATAGTGGGCACCAGTTTCCTGTTGGGCCTGATCTCCTTCATGTTTATAAAGTGTCCCGAACCCGAAATTCAAGGTCTGGACCTGCAGACCTCAAA ATTGAACTTCACTACGAGTTGCAACGTGGGATGTGGATGCGAGGGGATAAAATTCGCCCCGGTTTGCCACGAGGCATCCGGTACCACCTTTTACTCCGCTTGTCACGCCGGTTGTACGACCATCTTGGAGTCGAATGAGTTCGGTGGCTGTTCCTGTATCTCCGGAGTTAACGAAACCGCGAACAGCTCATCCGGAACGATCGATTACAAAGTGAAGGCGGGCCCCTGCCCGACAGACTGTACCCAAGCGTACTTGTTGTTTTTGATCCAGGCGTGCTTGCTTCAGGCGATGGCATGTTCCGGCAAGATAAGTAACGTCCTGGTAAACTACAGAGCCGTTGAAACTCGGGACAAAAGTATCGCCCTAGGATTTTCCCTCATGATTCTATCCCTATTCGCCCTGATACCGGGACCGATTATATCCGGCACGATTATAGACGCCACCTGTTTGATCTGGGAGAAATCCTGCGGTGGCAAAGGAAACTGTTGGGTCTATCATAGGGACAATTTTAGACAGTATCTCAATTTAACCGCAGCAA GTTTCGTACTGATTGGCGTGATATTTGACTTTTTGGTCTGGTACTGGGGCAAAGATCTCGACTTGTACGGTGCCGGGGAGGAGGACAAACGTCGAGAGTTCGTTAGCGTGAATGATCCGGTCGCTGCGAGCGGGGAGATTAATCGCGGTGCGGAGGTCAGACGAAATGTGATTCCCGGTAACGATACTACCGAAAAAACCGTCGGAGCCAGGTGA
- the LOC105685958 gene encoding solute carrier organic anion transporter family member 74D isoform X3: MTETNDCGVLGFYPRWLKNKATPKLFMAIYGLLGTVQAMSFVYLTVILTTLEKRFKIPSRTTGIMLCGNEISQVLSLVLVFYGSTGHRPRWIAVGVGLSAAACFVLAAPHFIYGPGKDALALTQEHLDQTLLNATTSKPEESLVCPRQSGPKICDEDDFSDSGILPRLLVFGSQFVLGIGTTLYYGLGQAYMDDNSKKKSAPMLLGVTFALRTIGPVIGFVLGYGCLTLYIDPSLHPVITKDNPRWLGAWWLGWIILGVVMGIFAVLIAMFPKTLPKPENGVAEKVREDGEIPLKLNSARDGSVPAQKLATKPAAKISPGETPLLKDFLKAMARILKNKIVMCNNVSAVFYVIGIAGYMTFFAKYLEVQFGTSAASGTVVAGPVSLIGMVFGFMGSGVVISKFKPGPRKLLFWNVIVGTSFLLGLISFMFIKCPEPEIQGLDLQTSKLNFTTSCNVGCGCEGIKFAPVCHEASGTTFYSACHAGCTTILESNEFGGCSCISGVNETANSSSGTIDYKVKAGPCPTDCTQAYLLFLIQACLLQAMACSGKISNVLVNYRAVETRDKSIALGFSLMILSLFALIPGPIISGTIIDATCLIWEKSCGGKGNCWVYHRDNFRQYLNLTAASFVLIGVIFDFLVWYWGKDLDLYGAGEEDKRREFVSVNDPVAASGEINRGAEVRRNVIPGNDTTEKTVGAR; the protein is encoded by the exons ATGACCGAAACAAACGACTGCGGAGTTTTAGGGTTCTACCCCAGGTGGTTGAAGAATAAAGCAACCCCAAAATTATTCATGGCCATTTATGGACTACTCGGCACCGTGCAGGCCATGTCGTTTGTCTATTTAACCGTCATATTGACAACGCTAGAGAAAAGGTTCAAAATTCCCAGCCGCACCACTG GTATTATGCTATGCGGTAATGAGATATCGCAAGTCCTATCTCTCGTTCTTGTATTCTACGGTAGCACCGGTCATCGCCCGAGATGGATTGCGGTTGGGGTGGGACTGAGTGCAGCGGCCTGTTTTGTTCTCGCTGCACCACATTTTATTTACGGTCCCGGAAAAGACGCGTTGGCTTTGACTCAGGAACATTTGGATCAAACCTTGCTCAACGCAACGACGTCGAAACCGGAGGAGAGTCTCGTCTGTCCCAGGCAATCGGGACCGAAGATTTGCGACGAAGATGATTTTTCCGACTCGGGTATACTACCGAGATTATTGGTATTCGGTTCGCAATTCGTATTGGGAATCGGTACCACGCTTTACTACGGATTGGGTCAGGCCTACATGGACgataattcgaaaaagaagagcGCTCCGATGTTGTTAG GTGTCACCTTTGCTCTGAGAACAATTGGTCCTGTGATCGGATTCGTCCTGGGGTACGGGTGTCTGACTCTGTACATTGATCCGTCTTTGCACCCCGTTATCACAAAAGATAATCCGAGATGGTTGGGTGCTTGGTGGTTGGGATGGATCATTCTCGGGGTTGTTATGGGAATTTTCGCAGTGCTGATCGCAATGTTCCCCAAAACATTACCTAAGCCAGAAAACGGTGTCGCTGAAAAGGTGCGAGAG gatGGAGAAATTCCACTGAAGCTTAATTCGGCGAGGGATGGAAGTGTCCCGGCCCAAAAATTGGCCACCAAACCAGcggcgaaaatttcaccggGCGAAACTCCGTTGTTGAAAGATTTCCTCAAAGCCATGGCCAGGATCTTGAAGAATAAGATCGTCATGTGTAACAATGTCAGCGCAGTTTTCTACGTCATCGGAATCGCCGGGTACATGACTTTCTTTGCAAAGTATCTCGAGGTCCAATTCGGAACATCCGCCGCGAGTGGAACCGTCGTGGCAG GACCCGTTTCGTTGATCGGAATGGTATTCGGCTTCATGGGCTCCGGTGTCGTGATCAGTAAGTTCAAGCCGGGTCCGAGGAAATTACTTTTTTGGAACGTGATAGTGGGCACCAGTTTCCTGTTGGGCCTGATCTCCTTCATGTTTATAAAGTGTCCCGAACCCGAAATTCAAGGTCTGGACCTGCAGACCTCAAA ATTGAACTTCACTACGAGTTGCAACGTGGGATGTGGATGCGAGGGGATAAAATTCGCCCCGGTTTGCCACGAGGCATCCGGTACCACCTTTTACTCCGCTTGTCACGCCGGTTGTACGACCATCTTGGAGTCGAATGAGTTCGGTGGCTGTTCCTGTATCTCCGGAGTTAACGAAACCGCGAACAGCTCATCCGGAACGATCGATTACAAAGTGAAGGCGGGCCCCTGCCCGACAGACTGTACCCAAGCGTACTTGTTGTTTTTGATCCAGGCGTGCTTGCTTCAGGCGATGGCATGTTCCGGCAAGATAAGTAACGTCCTGGTAAACTACAGAGCCGTTGAAACTCGGGACAAAAGTATCGCCCTAGGATTTTCCCTCATGATTCTATCCCTATTCGCCCTGATACCGGGACCGATTATATCCGGCACGATTATAGACGCCACCTGTTTGATCTGGGAGAAATCCTGCGGTGGCAAAGGAAACTGTTGGGTCTATCATAGGGACAATTTTAGACAGTATCTCAATTTAACCGCAGCAA GTTTCGTACTGATTGGCGTGATATTTGACTTTTTGGTCTGGTACTGGGGCAAAGATCTCGACTTGTACGGTGCCGGGGAGGAGGACAAACGTCGAGAGTTCGTTAGCGTGAATGATCCGGTCGCTGCGAGCGGGGAGATTAATCGCGGTGCGGAGGTCAGACGAAATGTGATTCCCGGTAACGATACTACCGAAAAAACCGTCGGAGCCAGGTGA
- the LOC105685958 gene encoding solute carrier organic anion transporter family member 74D isoform X4: MLCGNEISQVLSLVLVFYGSTGHRPRWIAVGVGLSAAACFVLAAPHFIYGPGKDALALTQEHLDQTLLNATTSKPEESLVCPRQSGPKICDEDDFSDSGILPRLLVFGSQFVLGIGTTLYYGLGQAYMDDNSKKKSAPMLLGVTFALRTIGPVIGFVLGYGCLTLYIDPSLHPVITKDNPRWLGAWWLGWIILGVVMGIFAVLIAMFPKTLPKPENGVAEKVREDGEIPLKLNSARDGSVPAQKLATKPAAKISPGETPLLKDFLKAMARILKNKIVMCNNVSAVFYVIGIAGYMTFFAKYLEVQFGTSAASGTVVAGPVSLIGMVFGFMGSGVVISKFKPGPRKLLFWNVIVGTSFLLGLISFMFIKCPEPEIQGLDLQTSKLNFTTSCNVGCGCEGIKFAPVCHEASGTTFYSACHAGCTTILESNEFGGCSCISGVNETANSSSGTIDYKVKAGPCPTDCTQAYLLFLIQACLLQAMACSGKISNVLVNYRAVETRDKSIALGFSLMILSLFALIPGPIISGTIIDATCLIWEKSCGGKGNCWVYHRDNFRQYLNLTAASFVLIGVIFDFLVWYWGKDLDLYGAGEEDKRREFVSVNDPVAASGEINRGAEVRRNVIPGNDTTEKTVGAR; this comes from the exons ATGCTATGCGGTAATGAGATATCGCAAGTCCTATCTCTCGTTCTTGTATTCTACGGTAGCACCGGTCATCGCCCGAGATGGATTGCGGTTGGGGTGGGACTGAGTGCAGCGGCCTGTTTTGTTCTCGCTGCACCACATTTTATTTACGGTCCCGGAAAAGACGCGTTGGCTTTGACTCAGGAACATTTGGATCAAACCTTGCTCAACGCAACGACGTCGAAACCGGAGGAGAGTCTCGTCTGTCCCAGGCAATCGGGACCGAAGATTTGCGACGAAGATGATTTTTCCGACTCGGGTATACTACCGAGATTATTGGTATTCGGTTCGCAATTCGTATTGGGAATCGGTACCACGCTTTACTACGGATTGGGTCAGGCCTACATGGACgataattcgaaaaagaagagcGCTCCGATGTTGTTAG GTGTCACCTTTGCTCTGAGAACAATTGGTCCTGTGATCGGATTCGTCCTGGGGTACGGGTGTCTGACTCTGTACATTGATCCGTCTTTGCACCCCGTTATCACAAAAGATAATCCGAGATGGTTGGGTGCTTGGTGGTTGGGATGGATCATTCTCGGGGTTGTTATGGGAATTTTCGCAGTGCTGATCGCAATGTTCCCCAAAACATTACCTAAGCCAGAAAACGGTGTCGCTGAAAAGGTGCGAGAG gatGGAGAAATTCCACTGAAGCTTAATTCGGCGAGGGATGGAAGTGTCCCGGCCCAAAAATTGGCCACCAAACCAGcggcgaaaatttcaccggGCGAAACTCCGTTGTTGAAAGATTTCCTCAAAGCCATGGCCAGGATCTTGAAGAATAAGATCGTCATGTGTAACAATGTCAGCGCAGTTTTCTACGTCATCGGAATCGCCGGGTACATGACTTTCTTTGCAAAGTATCTCGAGGTCCAATTCGGAACATCCGCCGCGAGTGGAACCGTCGTGGCAG GACCCGTTTCGTTGATCGGAATGGTATTCGGCTTCATGGGCTCCGGTGTCGTGATCAGTAAGTTCAAGCCGGGTCCGAGGAAATTACTTTTTTGGAACGTGATAGTGGGCACCAGTTTCCTGTTGGGCCTGATCTCCTTCATGTTTATAAAGTGTCCCGAACCCGAAATTCAAGGTCTGGACCTGCAGACCTCAAA ATTGAACTTCACTACGAGTTGCAACGTGGGATGTGGATGCGAGGGGATAAAATTCGCCCCGGTTTGCCACGAGGCATCCGGTACCACCTTTTACTCCGCTTGTCACGCCGGTTGTACGACCATCTTGGAGTCGAATGAGTTCGGTGGCTGTTCCTGTATCTCCGGAGTTAACGAAACCGCGAACAGCTCATCCGGAACGATCGATTACAAAGTGAAGGCGGGCCCCTGCCCGACAGACTGTACCCAAGCGTACTTGTTGTTTTTGATCCAGGCGTGCTTGCTTCAGGCGATGGCATGTTCCGGCAAGATAAGTAACGTCCTGGTAAACTACAGAGCCGTTGAAACTCGGGACAAAAGTATCGCCCTAGGATTTTCCCTCATGATTCTATCCCTATTCGCCCTGATACCGGGACCGATTATATCCGGCACGATTATAGACGCCACCTGTTTGATCTGGGAGAAATCCTGCGGTGGCAAAGGAAACTGTTGGGTCTATCATAGGGACAATTTTAGACAGTATCTCAATTTAACCGCAGCAA GTTTCGTACTGATTGGCGTGATATTTGACTTTTTGGTCTGGTACTGGGGCAAAGATCTCGACTTGTACGGTGCCGGGGAGGAGGACAAACGTCGAGAGTTCGTTAGCGTGAATGATCCGGTCGCTGCGAGCGGGGAGATTAATCGCGGTGCGGAGGTCAGACGAAATGTGATTCCCGGTAACGATACTACCGAAAAAACCGTCGGAGCCAGGTGA